Proteins from one Mycolicibacter virginiensis genomic window:
- a CDS encoding carboxyl transferase domain-containing protein: MTAPAFADEHRRLVAELKTKLAAAALGGNEQSRQRHVARGKLLPRDRVDRLLDPGSPFLELAPLAADGMYDDECPGAGIITGIGRVSGRECVIVANDATVKGGTYYPVTVKKHLRAQEVALGNRLPCLYLVDSGGAFLPRQDEVFPDREHFGRIFFNQATMSAAGIPQIAAVLGSCTAGGAYVPAMSDEAVIVREQGTIFLGGPPLVKAATGEVVTAEELGGGELHSKVSGVTDYLADDDEHALRIVRQIAATFGPRPESPWDISDSVPPQHDPAELYDVVPPDPRVPYDVRQVIVRLVDGSEFSEFKAEYGKTLVTAFARIHGHPVGIIANNGVLFGESAVKGSHFIELCDKRSIPLVFLQNIAGFMVGRDYEAGGIAKHGAKMVTAVACARVPKLTVVIGGSYGAGNYSMCGRAYSPRFLWMWPNARISVMGGEQAASVLATVRSDQLDAAGRPWSAADEEAFKAPIREQYEVQGNPYYSTARLWDDGIIDPADTRTVLGLALSVCSNAPLDPVSYGVFRM, encoded by the coding sequence ATGACCGCACCGGCATTCGCTGACGAACACCGGCGGTTGGTCGCTGAACTCAAGACCAAGCTGGCGGCGGCCGCGCTCGGCGGCAACGAGCAGTCCCGCCAGCGCCATGTGGCGCGCGGAAAACTGTTGCCCCGCGACCGCGTTGACCGACTGCTGGACCCCGGCAGCCCGTTCCTGGAACTGGCGCCGCTGGCCGCCGACGGGATGTACGACGACGAGTGCCCCGGCGCGGGGATCATCACCGGCATCGGGCGGGTGTCCGGCCGCGAATGCGTGATCGTCGCCAATGACGCCACCGTCAAGGGCGGCACCTACTACCCGGTGACGGTCAAAAAACACCTGCGCGCCCAAGAGGTGGCACTGGGCAACCGACTGCCCTGCCTGTACCTGGTGGACTCCGGGGGAGCGTTCCTGCCCCGCCAGGACGAAGTCTTCCCCGACCGTGAGCACTTCGGCCGCATCTTCTTCAACCAGGCCACCATGAGCGCTGCTGGCATTCCGCAGATCGCGGCGGTGCTCGGTTCGTGCACCGCGGGCGGCGCCTACGTTCCGGCGATGAGCGATGAGGCCGTCATCGTTCGGGAGCAGGGGACCATCTTCCTCGGTGGACCGCCGCTGGTGAAGGCCGCCACCGGCGAAGTGGTAACCGCCGAAGAACTCGGCGGCGGAGAGCTGCACTCCAAGGTCTCCGGGGTCACCGACTATCTGGCCGATGACGACGAGCACGCGTTGCGCATCGTGCGCCAGATCGCGGCGACCTTCGGGCCGCGCCCCGAAAGCCCCTGGGATATCAGCGACTCCGTCCCGCCCCAGCATGACCCGGCCGAGCTCTACGACGTGGTTCCCCCCGACCCGCGGGTGCCCTACGACGTGCGCCAGGTGATCGTGCGGCTCGTCGACGGCAGTGAGTTCAGCGAGTTCAAGGCCGAGTACGGCAAAACCCTGGTGACCGCGTTCGCGCGCATCCACGGCCACCCGGTCGGCATCATCGCCAACAACGGAGTGCTGTTCGGTGAATCCGCCGTCAAAGGGTCGCACTTCATCGAACTGTGCGACAAGCGCTCGATCCCCCTGGTGTTCCTGCAGAACATCGCCGGGTTCATGGTCGGCCGCGACTACGAGGCCGGTGGCATCGCCAAGCACGGCGCCAAGATGGTCACCGCGGTGGCCTGTGCACGCGTGCCCAAGCTGACCGTCGTGATCGGCGGGTCCTACGGGGCAGGAAACTACTCCATGTGCGGGAGGGCGTATTCGCCGCGGTTCCTGTGGATGTGGCCCAACGCCCGGATCTCGGTGATGGGCGGCGAGCAGGCCGCCTCGGTGCTGGCCACCGTGCGCAGCGATCAACTCGACGCCGCCGGCAGGCCTTGGTCGGCGGCCGATGAGGAAGCCTTCAAGGCCCCGATCCGCGAGCAGTACGAGGTGCAGGGTAACCCGTACTACTCGACCGCGCGGTTGTGGGACGACGGGATCATCGACCCGGCCGACACCAGAACAGTGCTGGGACTGGCGCTTTCGGTCTGCTCGAACGCGCCTTTGGACCCGGTCTCCTACGGCGTATTCCGGATGTGA